One genomic window of Anaeromyxobacter diazotrophicus includes the following:
- the deoC gene encoding deoxyribose-phosphate aldolase translates to MSTPLASPRELAPLVDHTVLRPGAGEGEVERACDEALQHGFAGVCVREAHLALVVRRLAGAAPRPIAVADFPLGAAPAAARAEEARRLAALGAREIDVVFPLPRLAARDHAGALADLSAVVRAAAPAAVKVILETGALSGPEKAAACALALAAGAAFVKTSTGFGPGGATVEDVALLRALAGPAAGVKASGGIRTAADALRMVRAGANRLGTSAGVALVTGSW, encoded by the coding sequence GTGAGTACCCCGCTCGCGTCGCCGCGCGAGCTGGCGCCGCTCGTCGACCACACCGTCCTGCGCCCCGGCGCGGGCGAGGGCGAGGTCGAGCGCGCCTGCGACGAGGCGCTCCAGCACGGCTTCGCCGGCGTGTGCGTGCGCGAGGCGCACCTCGCGCTGGTCGTGCGCCGGCTGGCGGGGGCGGCGCCCCGCCCGATCGCCGTGGCGGATTTTCCCCTCGGGGCGGCGCCGGCCGCGGCGCGCGCCGAGGAGGCGCGCCGGCTGGCCGCCCTGGGCGCGCGGGAGATCGACGTCGTCTTCCCGCTCCCCCGGCTCGCCGCCCGCGACCACGCGGGCGCCCTGGCCGACCTGAGCGCGGTGGTGCGCGCCGCCGCCCCGGCGGCGGTGAAGGTCATCCTCGAGACGGGCGCGCTCTCGGGCCCGGAGAAGGCGGCGGCCTGCGCCCTGGCGCTCGCCGCCGGCGCCGCCTTCGTGAAGACCTCCACCGGCTTCGGACCCGGCGGGGCCACCGTCGAGGACGTCGCGCTCCTCCGCGCGCTGGCCGGGCCGGCGGCGGGAGTGAAGGCCTCGGGCGGCATCCGGACCGCCGCCGACGCGCTCCGGATGGTGCGCGCCGGCGCGAACCGGCTCGGGACGAGCGCGGGCGTCGCGCTCGTGACCGGCAGCTGGTGA
- a CDS encoding NAD(P)H-dependent flavin oxidoreductase: protein MWPTALSRRLGIDHPLVVAPMAGGPTTPALVAASSEAGALGSFAGGYLAPEAIRAAIRDVRARTRRPFAVNLFVPEPAAAPPGEEELRAAAAALEPIGRELGVALRPRLAAPPDFAGQLAVVKEERVPVFSFTFGALPAEEVAALHALGIAVLGSATTVEEARALEASGVDAVVAQGAEAGGHRGTFAGPFERGLVGTLALVPQVVDAVKVPVVAAGGIMDGRGVVAALALGAAAAQLGTAFLATPESGASALHKREVLAPRGGSDPTRLTRAYSGKLVRGFATRFMVDVERAGAILPYPHQNALTGELRQAAARQERADLASMWAGQGVALARARPAGELVRELMAEAERVAARLCER from the coding sequence ATGTGGCCCACCGCGCTCTCCCGCCGCCTCGGGATCGATCACCCCCTCGTCGTCGCCCCCATGGCGGGCGGCCCCACCACGCCGGCGCTGGTGGCGGCCAGCTCCGAGGCGGGCGCGCTCGGCTCGTTCGCGGGCGGCTACCTCGCGCCGGAGGCCATCCGCGCCGCCATCCGCGACGTCCGCGCCCGCACCCGGCGCCCCTTCGCCGTGAACCTGTTCGTACCCGAGCCGGCGGCGGCGCCGCCCGGCGAGGAGGAGCTCCGGGCGGCGGCGGCGGCGCTCGAGCCCATCGGCCGCGAGCTGGGCGTCGCCCTGCGACCGCGCCTCGCGGCGCCGCCCGACTTCGCCGGCCAGCTCGCGGTGGTGAAGGAGGAGCGGGTGCCGGTGTTCAGCTTCACCTTCGGCGCGCTCCCGGCGGAGGAGGTGGCGGCGCTGCACGCGCTCGGCATCGCGGTGCTCGGCTCCGCCACCACCGTCGAGGAGGCGCGCGCGCTGGAGGCCAGCGGCGTCGACGCGGTGGTGGCGCAGGGGGCCGAGGCCGGCGGTCACCGCGGCACCTTCGCCGGGCCGTTCGAGCGCGGGCTGGTCGGCACCCTGGCGCTCGTGCCGCAGGTGGTGGACGCCGTGAAGGTGCCGGTGGTGGCCGCGGGGGGGATCATGGACGGCCGCGGGGTGGTCGCGGCGCTGGCGCTCGGCGCGGCCGCGGCGCAGCTCGGCACCGCCTTCCTCGCCACGCCCGAGAGCGGGGCGAGCGCGCTGCACAAGCGGGAGGTGCTCGCGCCGCGCGGCGGCTCCGATCCGACGCGCCTCACCCGCGCCTACTCCGGGAAGCTCGTGCGCGGCTTCGCCACCCGCTTCATGGTCGACGTGGAGCGGGCGGGCGCCATCCTGCCCTACCCGCACCAGAACGCGCTCACGGGCGAGCTGCGGCAGGCGGCGGCGCGGCAGGAGCGCGCCGATCTCGCCTCGATGTGGGCCGGGCAGGGGGTGGCGCTCGCGCGGGCGCGGCCGGCCGGCGAGCTCGTGCGCGAGCTGATGGCGGAGGCGGAGCGGGTCGCGGCGCGGCTCTGCGAGCGCTAG
- a CDS encoding phosphopentomutase, with protein sequence MSDRRRFVILVADSAGCGALPDAAAYGDAGSDTLGHVSRAVGGLALPHLGRLGLGHLTPMLGVPPDPAPAGFYGKMAERSQGKDTITGHWEMMGIVLEEALRLFPRGFPPEILEPWLAETGAPGVLGNEVASGTEIIQRLGEEHQRTGRPIVYTSADSVFQVACHEETVPLETLYAWCLAARRQLDRWRVARVIARPFVGRPGAYTRTYHRRDFAIATPGVTVLERLAERGVPVVGVGKIPDIFDGKGITEAVHTAGNADGLRQTERLLGTLERGLLFVNLVDFDMLYGHRNDARGYAGALVELDRALPRLLERLRPGDVLAVTADHGCDPTTPSTDHSREYVPLLVHAPGRGGGPLGVRETFADLGATVAELFGAEARVGRSFLAALGG encoded by the coding sequence ATGTCCGACCGGCGTCGCTTCGTGATCCTGGTGGCCGACAGCGCCGGCTGCGGCGCGCTCCCCGACGCCGCCGCCTACGGCGACGCGGGCTCCGACACCCTCGGCCACGTGAGCCGCGCGGTGGGCGGCCTCGCGCTGCCGCACCTCGGCCGGCTGGGCCTCGGGCACCTCACCCCGATGCTGGGCGTCCCGCCCGATCCGGCGCCGGCCGGCTTCTACGGCAAGATGGCGGAGCGGTCGCAGGGCAAGGACACCATCACCGGCCACTGGGAGATGATGGGCATCGTCCTCGAGGAGGCGCTGCGGCTCTTCCCGCGCGGCTTCCCGCCCGAGATCCTCGAGCCCTGGCTGGCGGAGACGGGCGCGCCGGGCGTGCTCGGGAACGAGGTGGCGAGCGGCACCGAGATCATCCAGCGGCTGGGGGAGGAGCACCAGCGCACCGGCCGGCCCATCGTCTACACCTCGGCCGACTCGGTGTTCCAGGTGGCCTGCCACGAGGAGACGGTCCCGCTCGAGACCCTCTACGCCTGGTGTCTCGCGGCGCGGCGGCAGCTCGACCGCTGGCGGGTGGCGCGCGTCATCGCGCGGCCGTTCGTGGGCCGCCCCGGCGCCTACACCCGCACCTACCACCGCCGCGACTTCGCCATCGCCACCCCGGGCGTCACCGTGCTGGAGCGGCTCGCCGAGCGCGGCGTGCCGGTGGTGGGGGTGGGCAAGATCCCCGACATCTTCGACGGCAAGGGCATCACCGAGGCGGTCCACACCGCCGGGAACGCCGACGGCCTGCGCCAGACCGAGCGGCTGCTCGGGACGCTCGAGCGCGGGCTCCTGTTCGTGAACCTGGTGGACTTCGACATGCTGTACGGGCACCGCAACGACGCGCGGGGCTATGCCGGGGCGCTGGTGGAGCTGGACCGGGCCCTGCCGCGGCTCCTCGAGCGGCTCCGGCCGGGCGACGTCCTCGCGGTCACCGCGGACCACGGCTGCGATCCGACGACGCCCTCCACCGATCACTCGCGCGAGTACGTCCCGCTGCTGGTCCACGCGCCGGGGAGAGGCGGGGGTCCGCTCGGGGTCCGCGAGACCTTCGCCGATCTGGGCGCCACGGTGGCCGAGCTGTTCGGCGCCGAGGCGAGGGTGGGGCGGAGCTTCCTCGCCGCGCTCGGCGGGTGA
- a CDS encoding ABC transporter substrate-binding protein, with protein MTSFRSRAAHLAALALAAGAAAGPSPARATGEVVVIRSTDLPAYRAVEQSFLASAGMAGRALQLAPGNLAEQVRITTSGAKVLFAIGPDVAVAAASLGAPVLYAMVPSAAGAGLDPALPGVPMYVSPGHQVRALHTALPRAQRVGILYDPAISSGQVAECESALLGAGLRLVRKEVSSRAEVPGALRQLLPGVDVLWLVPDTTVIGAETLRVLLQTPLAAKVPVVGYTEIMARAGALLTVEARWDDVGRKAAAAAKKMLAGGKPALSAPDGALYLNARTASALGIELSPQLRAEAAHVFE; from the coding sequence GCGGGGCCGAGCCCCGCGCGCGCCACCGGCGAGGTGGTCGTCATCCGGAGCACCGACCTGCCGGCCTACCGGGCGGTCGAGCAGAGCTTCCTCGCGTCCGCCGGGATGGCAGGCCGGGCGCTGCAGCTCGCGCCGGGGAACCTGGCCGAGCAGGTGCGCATCACGACCAGCGGCGCGAAGGTGCTCTTCGCCATCGGCCCGGACGTCGCCGTCGCGGCCGCGTCGCTCGGCGCGCCGGTGCTCTACGCCATGGTCCCGAGCGCCGCGGGCGCCGGGCTCGATCCCGCCCTCCCCGGCGTGCCGATGTACGTCTCCCCGGGGCACCAGGTGCGGGCGCTGCACACCGCGCTCCCGCGCGCGCAGCGGGTGGGGATCCTGTACGACCCCGCGATCTCGAGCGGCCAGGTGGCGGAGTGCGAGTCGGCGCTGCTCGGGGCCGGCCTGCGCCTCGTGCGCAAGGAGGTCTCGAGCCGGGCCGAGGTGCCGGGGGCGCTGCGCCAGCTCCTCCCCGGCGTCGACGTGCTGTGGCTCGTGCCGGACACGACGGTGATCGGGGCGGAGACGCTCCGCGTCCTCCTGCAGACGCCGCTCGCCGCCAAGGTCCCGGTGGTCGGCTACACCGAGATCATGGCGCGGGCGGGCGCCCTCCTCACGGTCGAGGCGCGCTGGGACGACGTCGGCCGCAAGGCCGCCGCCGCCGCGAAGAAGATGCTCGCCGGCGGCAAGCCCGCGCTGAGCGCCCCCGACGGCGCCCTCTACCTCAACGCGCGGACCGCGAGCGCCCTGGGCATCGAGCTCTCGCCGCAGCTCCGCGCCGAGGCCGCGCACGTCTTCGAGTAG